Proteins from a single region of Corvus hawaiiensis isolate bCorHaw1 chromosome 6, bCorHaw1.pri.cur, whole genome shotgun sequence:
- the SLC39A13 gene encoding zinc transporter ZIP13: protein MTKQKLLLDGTLSLFLIVACEAQQLPRSHVAASSGSVCDKEAESWGHLFSSERLDAWICSLIGSFMVGLSGVFPLLVIPLETGAALRSEAGSHRLKQLLSFAIGGLLGNVFLHLLPEAWAYTCSATTGEGQSFQQQKLLGLWVIIGFLTFLVLEKIFLEKEEEYPGMDCDSKAPSGKIPNGSGCPLPKVAGQSQRTRAQCNGSSLQSGPKPNRIKISGYLNLLANTIDNFTHGLAVAASFLVSRKVGFLTTMAILLHEIPHEVGDFAILLRAGFDRWSAAKMQLSTALGGILGACFAICAQSPKGAGETVAWILPFTSGGFLYIALVNVVPDLLEEKNPWNSLQQILLLCTGITVMVLLALTTE from the exons atgacaaaacaaaaacttctgCTTGATGGGACACTCTCCTTGTTTCTGATCGTGGCCTGTGAAGCTCAGCAGCTCCCGAGGAGTCATGTTGCTGCCAGTTCTGGCTCTGTGTGTGACAAGGAGGCAGAGTCCTGGGGACACCTTTTCAGCAGCGAGCGGCTGGATGCTTGGATCTGTTCCCTCATCGGTTCCTTCATGGTGGGGCTGAGTGGGGTCTTCCCCTTGCTGGTGATCCCCCTTGAGACAGGAGCTGCGCTGCGGTCAGAAG ctggGTCACACCGTTTGAAGCAGTTGTTGAGTTTTGCAATTGGTGGACTACTGGGAAATGTGTTTCTGCACTTGCTTCCTGAAGCCTGGGCCTACACATGCAGTGCAACAACAG GAGAAGGGCAGagctttcagcagcagaagctTTTGGGTCTTTGGGTGATCATTGGTTTCCTGACCTTCCTGGTGCTAGAGAAGATCTTCctagagaaagaggaggagtACCCTGGTATG GACTGTGATTCCAAAGCACCATCTGGAAAGATTCCCAATGGAAGTGGGTGCCCCCTGCCAAAGGTGGCAGGCCAGTCCCAAAGAACACGAGCTCAGTGTAATGGCTCCTCTCTCCAGTCTGGTCCAAAACCCAACAGAATCAAG atTAGTGGATACCTCAATCTGCTGGCCAACACCATTGATAACTTCACACACGGCCTGGCAGTAGCAGCCAGCTTCCTGGTTAGCAGAAAG gttGGGTTCCTAACCACAATGGCCATTCTCCTGCATGAAATCCCACACGAG GTTGGAGACTTTGCAATCCTACTTCGGGCTGGCTTTGACCGCTGGAGTGCAGCCAAGATGCAGCTTTCCACAGCTCTGGGGGGAATTCTAGGAGCCTGCTTTGCAATATGTGCTCAGTCACCAAAAGGAGCAG GAGAAACAGTAGCCTGGATCCTCCCTTTCACTTCTGGAGGATTCCTGTACATTGCCTTGGTAAATGTTGTGCCTGATCTCCTGGAGGAAAAGAATCCTTG